One Hemibagrus wyckioides isolate EC202008001 linkage group LG07, SWU_Hwy_1.0, whole genome shotgun sequence DNA segment encodes these proteins:
- the LOC131356470 gene encoding transmembrane protein 151A, translating to MQDAADGEEPILAGTAREEQRPVKQSLASSLCRESHWKCLLLTLLMYGCFGTLTWCGLCKVPVLTVPVELAATVLENEDQSTTSAAANTFSPDELALDSPCSSGYVYIPLAFLAMLYVVYLVECWHCYSKTAMLAQAEVAEVYERVQRLQQATPCIWWKAISYHYVRRTRQVTRYRNGDAYTTTQVYHERVNTHAASSEFDYARLGVKDVSKELRGLMEHPAVRLRFTKCFSFSSARAEAAYLTQRARFFGENEGLDDYMEAREGMHLKNVDFREHMLAFPDPARQPWYARRRVFWLASALLLSWPLRVVAEYRTAYVHYHVEKLFGDEDDSSRGDGSDNGGINENVNGPGGGGIGSSYRAISRVNTVDMTELEWHIRCNQQMVPSYSEALLMDPGTDGNQGTNPPPPGANSNTGGPTLPVAFASAYLLQSCPRCRRSTSSMSLPSRLRGPTAALLTGTVAGMRASGAGGASGGPGRLVLSRSGFSLGRLQATRPTSLFHSRSVGGGLGGRGEEGGGTGAGGGGFLGLSSRQDEESRGVLEGEGEEEEEQGNEVSREEERERQEEEAEQPEDSNRDEGRESERDRPPAYQDAFFFPVLIVHGEESCHSGEDIS from the exons ATGCAGGACGCGGCGGACGGAGAGGAGCCCATTCTGGCTGGGACTGCCAGGGAAGAG CAGCGTCCAGTGAAGCAGTCCCTGGCTAGCTCTCTATGTCGGGAATCACATTGGAAGTGTCTTCTCCTCACACTGCTTATGTATGGTTGTTTTGGCACACTGACCTGGTGTGGATTATGTAAGGTTCCTGTCCTCACAGTACCTGTAGAGCTTGCAGCTACAGTATTGGAAAATGAAGACCAGTCTACAACTTCAGCTGCTGCTAATACCTTCAGCCCTGATGAGTTGGCTCTGGACAGCCCTTGCTCAAGTGGCTATGTCTACATTCCTCTGGCCTTTCTGGCAATGCTATATGTTGTCTACTTGGTGGAGTGCTGGCACTGCTACTCCAAAACTGCAATGCTGGCTCAAGCAGAGGTTGCGGAGGTCTATGAGCGTGTGCAGAGACTTCAGCAGGCTACACCATGCATCTGGTGGAAGGCCATCAGCTACCATTATGTGCGAAGAACCAGACAGGTAACACGTTACCGCAATGGAGACGCATATACCACCACACAGGTGTATCATGAACGGGTCAACACACATGCAGCAAGTTCAGAGTTTGATTATGCTAGGTTGGGTGTAAAAGATGTCTCAAAGGAGCTAAGGGGCCTCATGGAGCATCCAGCAGTGCGCCTGCGCTTTACAAAATGTTTCAGTTTCTCCAGTGCCCGAGCAGAGGCTGCCTACCTCACACAACGTGCACGGTTCTTTGGGGAAAATGAAGGCTTAGATGACTACATGGAGGCACGGGAGGGAATGCACCTGAAGAATGTAGACTTCCGTGAACATATGCTGGCCTTCCCTGACCCCGCTCGACAACCCTGGTATGCACGCCGGAGGGTGTTCTGGCTTGCCTCAGCTTTGCTGCTGTCATGGCCACTTCGTGTTGTGGCAGAATATCGCACTGCGTATGTGCATTACCATGTAGAAAAGCTGTTTGGCGATGAAGATGACAGCAGCAGAGGGGACGGAAGTGACAATGGAGGAATCAATGAGAATGTAAATGGACCTGGAGGAGGTGGCATTGGATCGAGCTACCGTGCCATTTCCAGGGTTAACACCGTTGACATGACAGAACTTGAGTGGCACATTCGCTGCAATCAGCAGATGGTTCCCAGTTATTCTGAGGCACTGCTGATGGATCCTGGCACAGATGGTAACCAAGGTACTAACCCGCCTCCCCCTGGGGCAAACTCCAATACGGGAGGTCCTACGTTGCCTGTGGCCTTTGCCTCAGCCTACCTGCTCCAGAGCTGCCCTCGCTGTCGCCGGTCCACTAGCAGCATGTCACTTCCTTCCAGGCTGAGAGGCCCAACAGCAGCTTTGCTTACTGGCACTGTGGCTGGGATGAGGGCTAGCGGAGCAGGAGGTGCTTCTGGAGGTCCAGGCAGGCTTGTGCTAAGCAGAAGTGGCTTTTCATTGGGTCGTCTCCAGGCCACACGTCCCACATCTCTGTTCCATTCCCGCAGTGTGGGTGGAGGTCTAGGAGGAAGAGGGGAGGAGGGGGGAGGTACAGGAGCAGGAGGTGGAGGGTTTCTTGGTTTGAGCTCAAGACAGGATGAGGAGAGTAGAGGGGTGTTAGAGGGAGAaggggaggaggaagaagaacagGGAAATGAGGTGTCtagggaggaggagagagaaagacaagaagAGGAAGCAGAGCAACCTGAAGATAGCAACAGAGAtgaaggaagagagagtgaaagggaTCGGCCTCCTGCATATCAGGATGCATTTTTCTTCCCTGTGCTAATAGTGCACGGAGAGGAGAGTTGTCATTCAGGTGAGGACATCTCTTAA
- the mus81 gene encoding crossover junction endonuclease MUS81 — protein sequence MPSEAVRLGRKRPVPSCPNPLFLQWLTEMRDHAKEKGLKTQYVYQKAINSLKKYPLPLKNGKEAKILQNFGDGICKILDERLEKHYRENGANAPVHSLPRSAEPCSNNLPSTKSSSHCSNLPAVKGGRNMSKAEADVGQEKGGKKKREYVPQKRSGGYAVLLTLYRHSKIPNSKGFMFKNELQTEAQSLCDKSFTVPDLGSKYTAWSSVSTLIQKNLLLKTHNPARYSLTELGMALAERLESGERGGDDGQEEEKKSQAEDSGDGPVTVDLTLDEDKEEHETEDSCIPRDVSSRAVSGTHVGSAAPDSGLSEKYHSSEKGKAAYLLPGDYDIVLCVDFIETTGGNTARKQELVKELQRNGVTFDIRKLNVGDFLWVAREKVAPVPGQLRPPVAKELVLDYIIERKRIDDLCGSIMDGRFREQKFRLKRCGLHKPIYLVEQCGSAAAHLSLPESTLQQAIVNTQVVDNFFVKKVQDVKESAAYLTVMTRYLQKLYQNRTLYYRSRELEGDGECDMENGGREGENPRCSLISFSDFNYGALKNKCQTVREVFARQLMQISGISGDKAAAILEHYSTVSSLLNAYNQCSTEAEREKLLSSIKYGKLKRNIGPALSRTVYQLYCTDGPLS from the exons ATGCCATCGGAAGCAGTGCGTCTGGGCCGGAAGCGGCCCGTGCCCTCCTGCCCTAACCCGCTATTCCTCCAGTGGCTCACTGAGATGCGCGATCACGCCAAAGAGAAAGGCCTCAAGACCCAGTACGTCTATCAGAAG GCCATAAACTCTTTAAAAAAGTATCCCCTGCCACTGAAAAACGGCAAAGAGGCCAAAATCCTGCAGAACTTTGGGGACGGGATCTGTAAGATCCTGGACGAGAGGCTTGAGAAACATTACAGAGAAAACG GTGCCAATGCTCCTGTTCACAGCCTTCCACGTAGTGCTGAACCCTGCAGCAACAACCTGCCTTCCACCaaatcatcatcacactgctcTAACCTTCCTGCTGTAAAGGGTGGAAGAAATATG AGTAAGGCTGAGGCCGATGTAGGACAggagaaaggaggaaagaagaagagggaGTATGTGCCTCAGAAGAGATCAGGAGGCTATGCTGTTCTGCTTACATTGTACAGACATTCAAAG atACCTAACAGTAAAGGCttcatgtttaaaaatgaactaCAGACCGAGGCACAGTCCCTTTGTGATAAATCCTTCACTGTA CCTGATCTAGGTAGTAAATACACAGCCTGGTCTTCAGTAAGCACCCTCATTCAGAAAAACTTGCTTTTGAAGACACACAACCCTGCCAG GTACTCATTGACAGAGCTTGGTATGGCTCTAGCAGAAAGACTAGAGtctggagaaagaggaggagatgatggacaagaggaagagaagaagagtcAGGCTGAGGACTCAGGGGATGGACCGGTTACTGTAGACCTGACTCTGgatgaagacaaagaagaacaTGAAACTGAAGATAGCTG caTCCCAAGAGATGTGTCTAGCAGAGCTGTGTCGGGAACACATGTAGGGAGTGCTGCACCTGACTCTGGTCTCTCAGAAAAGTATCACAGCTCAGAGAAAGGAAAAGCTGCTTATCTTCTCCCTGGAGACTATgacattgtgctgtgtgttgaCTTTATTGAGACCACTGG AGGGAACACGGCACGCAAACAAGAACTGGTCAAGGAACTGCAGAGAAACGGTGTGACCTTTGACATCAGGAAACTAAATGTGGGAGACTTCCTGTGGGTTGCTCGTGAGAAAGTGGCACCTGTGCCTG GTCAGTTGCGTCCACCTGTGGCAAAGGAGCTGGTCCTTGATTACATCATTGAGAGGAAGCGGATAGATGACCTGTGTGGAAGTATAATGGATGGACGCTTCAGAGAACAGAAG tTCCGTCTGAAGAGGTGTGGTCTGCATAAACCCATCTACCTGGTGGAGCAGTGTGgttcagcagcagcacatcTCAGTCTGCCAGAGAGCACTTTGCAACAAGCTATAGTTAatacacag GTGGTAGATAACTTCTTTGTGAAGAAAGTTCAGGATGTTAAGGAGTCAGCTGCCTATCTCACAGTCATGACCAGATATCTGCAGAAACTTTATCAG AATCGAACATTGTACTATCGCTCCAGAGAACTGGAAGGAGATGGAGAGTGTGACATGGAGAATGGAGGCAGGGAAGGAGAAAACCCTCGCTGCTCGCTTATCTCCTTTTCAGACTTCAACTATGGAGCGTTGAAAAACAAG TGTCAGACAGTTAGAGAAGTTTTTGCCCGACAGCTGATGCAGATCAGTGGAATTTCTGGTGACAAAGCGGCTGCTATATTAGagcactacagtacagtaagCAG TTTATTGAATGCATACAACCAGTGTTCCactgaggcagagagagaaaagctcCTCTCATCCATCAAATATGGCAAACTTAAAAG aaacatTGGGCCAGCGCTTAGTCGGACTGTATACCAGCTTTACTGTACAGATGGACCGCTATCGTAA
- the ovol1a gene encoding putative transcription factor Ovo-like 1a yields MPRAFLVKKPSVSPGKRSWSDLPDHERGDIYIPVSVSPQALWEESEASTAEVALCLSTHKEHNRCTQKYMQEPYTVVSTAELPSSTALGQQPSPETERIRSTQSNTYVRSKIKVTTGELPIEAPLKILSTNADPPAIVANQSPTTSSGTASAPTVGGTFACQVCQKVFQYQRMLNRHLKCHSEQKRHLCSFCGKGFNDTFDLKRHVRTHTGVRPYKCNLCEKAFTQRCSLESHMKKIHGVAQQYAYKERRTKLYVCEECGHTASTQDSLLRHIHNQHPNSAFLRAKGARRHSGAAGVVAREENSLPGSPLSLNSDDTTGSGGR; encoded by the exons ATGCCACGAGCATTCCTGGTGAAAAAGCCCAGTGTTTCACCCGGCAAGAGAAGCTGGAGTGATCTACCTGACCACGAAAGAGGAGACATTTACATACCAG TTTCTGTGTCCCCTCAAGCTCTGTGGGAGGAGTCAGAGGCAAGTACAGCTGAAGTGGCCTTGTGCCTGTCCACTCATAAAGAACACAACAGATGTACACAGAAATACATGCAAGAGCCCTACACAGTAGTTTCTACAGCTGAACTGCCCTCCTCTACCGCTCTGGGACAGCAGCCCAGTCCTGAAACAGAGCGCATCCGAAGTACACAAAGCAACACATACGTCCGCTCCAAGATCAAG GTGACTACAGGTGAACTCCCCATCGAAGCTCCACTTAAAATTTTGAGTACAAATGCTGATCCTCCTGCCATTGTGGCAAACCAAAGTCCTACAACCAGCAGTGGGACAGCATCTGCACCTACAGTAGGGGGAACCTTTGCATGTCAAGTGTGCCAGAAAGTGTTTCAGTACCAACGCATGCTCAACAGACACTTAAAGTGTCACAGTGAACAGAAACGGCATCTATGCAGCTTCTGCGGCAAGGGCTTTAATGACACCTTCGATCTCAAGAGGCATGTGCGCACACATACTG GTGTTCGTCcatataaatgtaatttgtgTGAGAAGGCCTTTACCCAGCGCTGCTCTCTGGAATCCCACATGAAGAAAATCCATGGTGTGGCACAGCAGTATGCCTACAAGGAACGGCGCACTAAGCTCTATGTCTGCGAGGAATGTGGCCACACTGCTTCTACCCAGGATTCATTGTTACGCCATATTCACAATCAACATCCAAACAGTGCCTTCTTGCGGGCCAAGGGGGCGCGTAGACATTCAGGGGCAGCAGGTGTGGTTGCACGGGAGGAAAACTCCCTGCCTGGTTCTCCTTTATCTCTCAACAGTGATGATACAACAGGATCAGGAGGAAGGTAG